The window CTTGCGGAACGTGGAGGCGGTTGGCGTCTCGGTGTTCGGCGACGCGGAAGACATCGCCAACGCCCGCCTGTCGTTCGACAATGGAGCCGTGGTGACGCTGAGCGCGTCGCGCGCCAGTTATGAGGCCAAGCGACAGGTGCAGGTGTGGAGCGAGCGCGGCTTTGCGAGCCTCGATCTGGCGAGCCGCTCTGGAACGATGGTGCGACCCCATCGCTCCATCATCGAACGCACGTTCAACGTGTCGCAGCTCACCAGCGAACAGGTGGAACGGCTGAAAGATCACCTGTTCGACGACTTGCTGCCGATCGAGCACTTCCAAGCGCCGGCGCATGACCAGATCACCGCCGAGCTGGAGGACTTCGCCGACAGCATCCAACGTGGTCGAGCGCCGCAAGTCTCTGGCGAACAGGGACGCGCGGCGTTGGTCGTCGCGGAGAAGATTCTGGAGTCGATCGCCGCCCATAGTTGGGACGGTCATCATGTGGGGCGAATCGGTCCGCAAGTCGCGCCAAGTGGTCATGTGCTGCGCGGCCCTCATTGGGGAAAATCTCCTGCGCGGTCGGCGACTACTTGGCGGCAAGCCAGTTGACGGCTTGCGAATCTCACTGCGCTCAGTCGCTTGTCGCGGCGGTTTGTTCCAAAGTCTCGGTAGCCTGCGCACGCGAGCGCGAGGGGTCGTCTGGCCGCAGCGCCACCAGGCACGCGCGCACGTCATTTACATGGGCCAGAAAGCACTGAAGCTCCGCGCCTCCTTCCAGCGCGCCTGAGGCGTGCTTGTCTAGCACGTCAGCCTTGGCGCGATAGAGCTGACGCCCAAGCTGCTCCCAGAGCGGCAGGGTCAGTTCGCCAGACTCCTGGCGGGCGATGGCCTGTCTTTCGACTTCGGTGACGGCGTCGTAATAATCCTCAAACTTGCTCAGCCGGCGACCTTGATACCAGCGCAGAAACAAGAAAAGCGAGACCGCCGCGGAAACCAGAAAGCT is drawn from Pirellulales bacterium and contains these coding sequences:
- a CDS encoding Gfo/Idh/MocA family oxidoreductase, with protein sequence MNQLKVAVVGAGHLGRIHARLLSTLPAFQLVAVVDPVEGNRRSVAEAHGIWPCVHYGEILGRVDAAVIATPTRRHHEVASQLLANGIHLLIEKPITASIAEADELIDLARRHGAVLQVGHVERFNPAFMHAQSECFDPKYIEAVRTSAFKFRSTDIGVVLDLMIHDIDLALALVRSPLRNVEAVGVSVFGDAEDIANARLSFDNGAVVTLSASRASYEAKRQVQVWSERGFASLDLASRSGTMVRPHRSIIERTFNVSQLTSEQVERLKDHLFDDLLPIEHFQAPAHDQITAELEDFADSIQRGRAPQVSGEQGRAALVVAEKILESIAAHSWDGHHVGRIGPQVAPSGHVLRGPHWGKSPARSATTWRQAS